In a genomic window of Chaetodon trifascialis isolate fChaTrf1 chromosome 8, fChaTrf1.hap1, whole genome shotgun sequence:
- the LOC139334781 gene encoding collagen alpha-1(I) chain-like produces MKVPGPNMNFETGGSNMSCIGQDNSEPDIRAERSVHGPDMRESESMHELPRSDMTEQSYMVPVQDMGMGGPDIKGDRSEYHARSLGRDIRETGPNKRDVDMQGRNIQFLWLERRNEQMGQEDRGPVQTVTNPDWGGPGPSHVGPEMRGQSSQNKGQGQHMRDLDWSGRGSDTRDDWRAPDGRGSGPVRGGPFIQDEWRVHQPNRRGPNMEDLRNDRRGLGCPEFMPPGPERRGSDMVVPMHDRKLPGGPDFRRPEPERRGPTNDIPGPGMTGSGGPDFLGPHPETRGLPMEGPGPNRRGLADPDFRGQWLERRDPDMAGPGPDRRRPGEHDVWGPGPERKGPAMDASVYDRQGPGGLDFRRPGPEWRGPTMEGPGTDRRRPGGPDFRGPGPESRGISRESPGPDRRGPGGPDFRGAGPERKGSTMEGPGTDRKRPGGPDFRGPGPERRGHTLEAPGPERRGPGGPNFKGTGPESIGPAMEAPGSDRRGPEGPDFRRAGPERNLSMEHSGPDSRGPGCPDFRGPGPDRRGPGVPDFCSPEPERRGSAMRRLGPDSRESGVPDFQGQGPERRGQGGLDLRGPGCESRGPFMQGQGPDRRGPGDQNTGGVGPDRRGPYVRGPGSDFTGLGSEQIGPGPEQGGPHFWISGPESGPINMEAPGPEGRGPGIRGPKPERPGSGMNCPGPNRRGLGGSNFRGPGPEKRPPDMEATGNNRCFSEGPQFRVPESERRPPDMEGQESHSRGPHFRGVRPERTVMEGPGSRKGARGPDFRGPGCESRGPRIEGPEADRQQPGGSGFRESVPERRCPDMEGPGTDWRRSGGPNFRGQGIRQRGRNSGLRHRRGDFRGSASDRRDTDTEEQWSDGIGPSMEAVENERECSGDDWKRDGNRGPGCIWESPPMEWRGPGSRGPKPMQERPNMRFPGPLRGPGDDWSGSQYRGPGPVLDDPDMLCPIPGSGGPGNEWREPDRGSDGPNRWGPGPFFRGERDPDNGGQGQDRRDPRSRGPGSDMRGSSDMGNEWRQPDFRDYMRELNTEQPGAHRGGPDLMNSCPNRRGFEMESLDKRGPRGPEIRRSGPENRHLNIEGPGTDGRFSDFEGLGPERRDVDTESLRTDRKGFDDFRRERRGPEMRRLGPHKTNMRGSAPEISDVRQGPRRWDTITEDPGLDSRGSEPASPHFSSPHHVARFQGPGDPHSALYSGPLGPAQNSGGNSCPSQNQQAVKPQRHKAALLPTPTEGLIRFPNQMINKPDVFNVKRKQTGHPTDREWKRGRPASREREFVKGHRRAQDKGPAGKISTPVAAATKEKGNETDKQGIRGAAVETKTKQRMDSDGNRGNVKPS; encoded by the exons ATGAAAGTACCAGGGCCAAACATGAATTTTGAAACTGGTGGGTCTAACATGTCCTGCATTGGACAAGACAATAGTGAGCCAGATATTAGGGCAGAAAGGAGTGTGCATGGCCCTGACATGAGAGAATCAGAATCTATGCATGAATTACCAAGGTCAGATATGACAGAACAAAGTTATATGGTGCCTGTACAAGATATGGGTATGGGTGGCCCTGATATCAAGGGAGATAGAAGTGAGTACCATGCAAGGAGTTTAGGCAGAGACATTAGAGAAACAGGTCCAAATAAGAGGGATGTAGACATGCAGGGAAGAAATATACAGTTTCTATGGCTAGAGAGGAGAAATGAACAAATGGGTCAAGAAGACAGAGGTCCCGTTCAAACCGTTACAAATCCAGATTGGGGAGGTCCAGGACCAAGTCATGTTGGTCCTGAAATGAGAGGTCAGAGCAGTCAAAATAAAGGCCAGGGTCAACATATGAGGGATCTAGATTGGAGTGGCAGAGGATCAGACACAAGAGATGATTGGAGAGCACCAGATGGGAGAGGTTCAGGTCCAGTTAGAGGAGGGCCATTTATTCAAGATGAATGGAGAGTCCATCAGCCCAACAGAAGAGGTCCAAACATGGAGGACCTCAGGAATGACAGAAGGGGACTAGGGTGTCCTGAGTTCATGCCACCAGGACCTGAAAGGAGAGGTTCTGATATGGTAGTCCCAATGCATGACAGGAAACTACCAGGAGGTCCAGATTTCAGGAGACCAGAGCCTGAAAGAAGAGGTCCAACTAATGATATTCCAGGACCTGGCATGACAGGATCAGGGGGTCCAGACTTTTTGGGACCTCACCCTGAAACGAGAGGTCTGCCTATGGAGGGTCCTGGGCCTAACAGAAGAGGACTGGCAGATCCAGATTTCAGGGGACAATGGCTTGAAAGGAGAGATCCTGATATGGCTGGTCCAGGGCCTGACAGGAGGCGACCAGGAGAACACGATGTCTGGGGGCCGGGCCCTGAGAGGAAAGGTCCAGCTATGGATGCTTCTGTGTATGATAGGCAAGGACCTGGAGGTCTGGATTTCAGAAGGCCAGGACCTGAATGGAGAGGTCCTACTATGGAGGGTCCAGGGACTGACAGGAGAAGACCAGGAGGCCCAGATTTCAGGGGACCAGGCCCTGAAAGCAGAGGCATATCTAGGGAGAGTCCTGGGCCTGACAGGAGGGGACCAGGAGGTCCAGATTTCAGAGGAGCAGGACCTGAAAGGAAAGGTTCCACTATGGAGGGTCCTGGGACTGACAGGAAAAGACCGGGAGGCCCAGATTTCAGGGGTCCAGGGCCTGAAAGGAGAGGTCACACTTTGGAAGCACCAGGACCTGAAAGGAGGGGGCCTGGAGGTCCAAATTTCAAAGGAACAGGACCTGAAAGTATAGGTCCAGCAATGGAGGCTCCAGGATCTGACAGAAGAGGACCAGAAGGTCCAGATTTCAGAAGAGCAGGGCCTGAGAGAAATTTATCTATGGAGCATTCTGGGCCTGACAGTAGAGGTCCTGGGTGTCCAGATTTCAGAGGGCCAGGGCCTGACAGAAGAGGGCCTGGAGTTCCAGATTTCTGTAGCCCAGAGCCTGAACGGAGAGGTTCTGCTATGCGCAGACTGGGGCCTGACAGCAGAGAATCTGGAGTTCCAGATTTCCAGGGACAGGGGCCTGAAAGGAGAGGACAAGGCGGACTAGATTTAAGAGGGCCTGGGTGTGAAAGCAGAGGCCCCTTTATGCAGGGTCAAGGGCCTGATAGGAGAGGACCAGGAGATCAAAACACTGGTGGAGTGGGTCCTGACAGGAGAGGACCATATGTAAGGGGCCCTGGGTCTGACTTCACTGGACTGGGTTCTGAACAAATTGGTCCAGGGCCAGAACAGGGAGGACCACACTTCTGGATTTCTGGGCCAGAAAGTGGACCTATAAATATGGAGGCCCCAGGGCCTGAAGGGAGAGGCCCAGGCATCAGGGGACCAAAGCCAGAAAGGCCAGGTTCTGGTATGAACTGTCCAGGGCCCAACAGGAGAGGGCTAGGAG GTTCAAATTTCAGAGGACCTGGGCCAGAAAAAAGACCTCCAGACATGGAGGCAACAGGCAACAACAGGTGCTTTTCAGAAGGCCCACAATTCAGGGTTCCTGAGTCAGAGAGAAGACCTCCAGATATGGAGGGCCAAGAGTCTCATAGCAGAGGTCCACACTTTAGAGGAGTAAGGCCTGAAAGAACTGTCATGGAGGGGCCAGGGTCCAGGAAAGGTGCAAGAGGCCCAGATTTTAGAGGACCAGGTTGTGAAAGTAGAGGTCCACGCATTGAGGGTCCAGAAGCTGACAGACAACAACCAGGAGGCTCAGGCTTCAGGGAATCTGTGCCTGAAAGGAGATGTCCTGATATGGAGGGCCCAGGAACTGATTGGAGAAGATCAGGTGGCCCAAACTTTAGAGGACAAGGTATCAGACAGAGAGGTCGAAATAGTGGTCTAAGACATAGAAGAGGTGACTTCAGGGGCTCTGCATCTGAcaggagagacacagacacagaggaacaatGGTCAGATGGAATAGGGCCCAGTATGGAGGCtgtagaaaatgagagagaatgTTCAGGAGATGACTGGAAAAGAGATGGCAACAGGGGTCCAGGTTGCATCTGGGAAA GTCCTCCTATGGAATGGAGAGGCCCTGGAAGTAGGGGGCCAAAGCCCATGCAGGAAAGACCAAATATGCGCTTTCCAGGGCCTTTGAGAGGTCCAGGAGATGATTGGAGTGGTTCTCAGTACAGGGGTCCAGGGCCTGTCCTGGATGACCCAGATATGTTATGCCCCATACCTGGTAGTGGAGGACCTGGAAATGAATGGAGAGAGCCTGATAGAGGGAGTGATGGGCCAAACAGATGGGGGCCTGGTCCATTTTTTAGAGGGGAAAGAGATCCAGACAATGGAGGACAAGGCCAAGATAGAAGAGATCCACGCAGTAGAGGCCCAGGATCAGATATGAGGGGGAGTTCAGATATGGGGAATGAATGGAGGCAGCCAGACTTCAGGGATTATATGAGAGAGTTAAACACAGAACAACCTGGGGCTCATAGGGGAGGCCCAGACTTGATGAATTCATGCCCAAACAGGAGAGGATTTGAGATGGAAAGTCTTGATAAAAGAGGTCCCAGGGGTCCAGAAATAAGACGCTCAGGGCCcgaaaacagacatttaaacaTCGAAGGTCCTGGGACTGATGGTAGGTTTTCCGATTTTGAGGGGCTAGGGCCTGAAAGGCGAGATGTGGACACAGAAAGCCTTAGAACAGATAGAAAAGGATTTGATGATTTtaggagggaaaggagaggtCCAGAGATGAGAAGACTAGGgccacataaaacaaatatgaGGGGCTCAGCGCCTGAAATCTCAGATGTAAGACAGGGACCTAGGAGGTGGGATACAATCACTGAGGACCCAGGGTTAGACTCCAGAGGATCTGAACCAGCATCACCTCATTTCAGTAGTCCTCATCATGTTGCCAGATTCCAAGGCCCTGGTGATCCACATTCTGCACTGTACAGTGGTCCCTTAGGTCCAGCTCAAAACAGTGGAGGAAACTCATGCCCTAGTCAAAATCAGCAAGCAGTAAAACCCCAGAGACACAAAGCTGCCTTACTTCCCACTCCCACAGAAGGTCTCATACGCTTCCCAAATCAAATGATCAACAAGCCTGATGTCTTCAACGTCAAACGAAAACAAACAGGTCACCCAACGGACAGGGAGTGGAAGAGAGGAAGACCAGCGAGTCGTGAAAGAGAGTTTGTCAAAGGGCACAGACGGGCGCAGGATAAAGGTCCTGCTGGTAAAATAAGCACACCTGTAGCTGCAGCCACAAAGGAAAAGGGCAATGAAACTGATAAACAGGGGATTCGTGGTGCAGCTGTAGAAACTAAAACCAAACAACGTATGGACAGTGATGGAAATAGAGGCAATGTCAAGCCAAGTTAG
- the LOC139335785 gene encoding transcription factor-like 5 protein gives MSSFSSACKTIHVSPSASFREHTGESAGVILSQGGCLTHDQGNMIKTELGLMEISEVEYTQLQHLIQAHMEAQAATPDGPDARSHPATVATGSTVISPFTTTQAIDLSTSADEHCVVMPGEKTPASYGEVPGFVLARVRGEESPNESLTNSSTSSQKRSRSTARVCLEKRFNTVSADIPRQQDIHSAVFNNFFTLLQSAEAHEAVLHPQKWVTTDRANPFEVSSPFVGGVLNTVTNMCEQVIGHIPNMIEPKHQGPIIPRSFSFNFLPERVVTKVHYASSRNSAEEQQLANIENCVVTPAAASRKSGSTNRSQSIKTAKAALGSFGKSGSRIGKRAQPLLSPSQRRERHNSKERERRKKIRSCCDELNMLVPFCDSDSDKVTTLQWTTAFLRYINKTYGDSLKEEFKQAFTDEKGLLPKTKPSSGQEQIHWEMDESLVVEQ, from the exons ATGTCATCCTTTTCCTCAGCCTGTAAAACCATCCATGTCTCACCTTCAGCTTCATTCAGAGAACACACTGGTGAGTCTGCTGGGGTGATTTTAAGCCAAGGTGGATGTCTGACACATGATCAGGGCAACATGATAAAAACTGAGCTTGGCCTGATGGAGATTTCAGAGGTTGAGTACACACAACTTCAGCACCTTATCCAGGCACACATGGAGGCACAGGCTGCAACGCCAGATGGACCAGATGCCAGATCTCACCCTGCTACAGTGGCCACTGGATCCACAGTAATTTCTCCCTTCACAACCACTCAAGCTATTGACCTATCAACTTCAGCTGACGAGCACTGTGTGGTGATGCCAGGAGAGAAGACACCAGCTTCTTATGGAGAGGTCCCTGGTTTTGTGTTGGCCAGAGTCAGAGGTGAGGAGAGTCCAAATGAATCACtcaccaacagcagcacatcTTCGCAGAAGAGATCCAGATCAACTGCTAGAGTTTGCTTGGAGAAAAGGTTTAACACCGTGTCTGCAGACATCCCAAGACAGCAAGATATTCATTCTGCAGTTTTTAACAA TTTTTTCACATTACTGCAGTCTGCAGAGGCCCACGAAGCAGTATTACATCCGCAGAAGTGGGTGACAACTGACAGAGCAAATCCATTTGAGGTTTCCAGCCCATTTGTAGGGGGTGTATTGAACACAGTCACCAACATGTGTGAACAA GTGATTGGTCATATTCCCAACATGATTGAACCGAAGCATCAGGGTCCAATCATCCCCAGgagtttttcctttaattttctCCCGGAGAGGGTTGTTACTAAAGTGCACTATGCAAGTAGCAGGAActcagcagaggagcagcagttGGCGAACATAGAAA ATTGTGTGGTGACCCCTGCTGCTGCGTCCAGGAAGTCTGGTAGCACCAACAGGTCACAATCCATCAAGACTGCTAAAGCTGCCTTAGGCTCTTTTGGAAAATCAGGGAGCAGAATTGGTAAAAGAGCTCAACCTTTGTTGTCCCCCAGCCAGCGCAGGGAGAGACACAACAGTAAGGAGAGGGAACGCAG GAAGAAGATTCGCTCATGCTGTGACGAGCTGAACATGTTGGTGCCATTCTGTGACTCAGATTCAGACAAAGTCACCACCTTGCAGTGGACCACCGCCTTCCTCAGATACATCAATAAAACGTATGGGGACTCCCTCAAAGag GAGTTTAAGCAGGCATTCACTGATGAGAAAGGACTCCTTCCTAAAACCAAGCCTTCCTCAGGCCAGGAACAAATCCACTGGGAGATGGATGAATCACTTGTGGTAGAGCAATAA